The genomic DNA AGAGCCTCATTGGCATAACGCCGTTTACCCACCTGTTGACTATCAGGCAATAAGTTATTACGCTGCACCCAAGGGTTTCCCTAAATACCAAAGCCTCGATGAAGTAGACCCAGAACTTCTTCGAACTTTCGAGAAATTGGGCATCCCGTTGGAAGAGCAGAAAGTGCTTGCTGGTGTCGCTGTGGATGCGGTTTTCGATTCGGTTTCGGTTGCCACGACTTTCAAAGAGAAACTCAAAGAGTTGGGAATCATCTTTTGCTCAATGAGCGAAGCGGTTCGAGAGCATTCGGAATTAGTGCGTGAGTATTTAGGCTCTGTCGTTCCTTACAGCGATAATTATTTCGCAACTTTGAATTCGGCGGTTTTCAGTGACGGCTCATTCGTTTATGTCCCGAAGGGTGTGCGCTGTCCGATGGAACTCTCTACGTATTTCCGTATCAACGAACAGCAAACCGGTCAATTCGAAAGAACGCTTATCATCGCAGACGAAGGTGCATATGTAAGTTATCTCGAAGGATGCACGGCACCGATGCGAGACGAAAATCAATTGCACGCGGCAGTCGTCGAACTCATCGCTCACAAGGATGCAACGATTAAATATTCGACGGTACAAAATTGGTATCCGGGTGATAAAGAAGGAAACGGAGGGATTTACAACTTCGTTACGAAGCGAGGAATCTGCAGAGGCGAGAACAGCAAAATCACATGGACGCAAGTGGAAACGGGTTCTGCAATCACCTGGAAATATCCGAGCGTGATTTTGAAAGGGGATAACTCGGTTGGAGAATTTTATTCTGTCGCATTGACCGTGAATCGCCAACAGGCTGACACGGGAACGAAGATGATTCATATCGGCAAAAATACGAAATCCACGATTGTCAGTAAGGGAATTTCGGGGGGGTTCGGACAGAACACGTATCGTGGCTTGGTGAAAATCAATGCAGGAGCCGACAATGCGCGGAACTACTCGCAATGCGATTCGATGCTTTTAGGGAGCCAATGCGGTGCGCATACATTTCCTTATATCGAAGTGAAAAATCCGACGGCAATCGTCGAGCACGAGGCTTCGACTTCTAAAATCGGGGAAGACCAAATTTTCTATTGCAAGCAACGGGGGATTTCGACAGAAGACGCGGTGAACATGATTGTGAGCGGATTTTGCAAAGAAGTTTTCAAGGAATTGCCGATGGAATTCGCAGTCGAGGCGCAGAAATTGCTCGGTGTTAGCCTAGAAGGCAGCGTCGGTTAATTCGTAATCTTTACGCGTAAAACGATAAACTTCGAATAAATTCCGAACTTTCCCACCCTGAAAGAAATTCGAAACGCTCCGATAAAAAGAGCCGGATGAACAGGGGAATTCAAGCCGCTGCGAACGGAATGCAAGCGAATCAACTCCTTTTGGATGTGCTTGCAAATAATCTCGCAAATCTCGATACCGTCGCTTTCAAGCGCGACGGTGTTTTATTTGCCGAGATGCTCGAGCGCGAAATGTTTATCCCCGACTCCTTCGGCGAACATGCTATCGGGAGGTTAGGTTCTAGTGTGAATGTGTTAGGTACGTACACTTCGCAAAGTGTCGGACCTGCCGTAATCACAGGGAATCCACTCGATGTCATGCTGGAAAAGTCGAATCAGTTTTTTGCAATCGAAACACCCGATGGGATTCGTTACACGCGGGACGGAGAATTTCGACCGAATAACGAAGGATATCTTGCTACGCGCGATGGATATCCGGTGCTCGATGCATCAGGGCGCGCAATTCTTCTTCCGCAGGGAGCGGAAAAAATCGAAATTGCAAAGAACGGAGCCATAATTGTGGATGGTGCGGAAATCGCGACTTTAGATGTACGCGAAGGAAACTTGACGAAAGTCGGAAAGAATTTATATGTCGGGGAACCATTCGTTACGGAGAATCCCATAGTTTCATCCGGAGTTCTCGAAGGCTCGAATGTCAGTGCAATCGAATGCATGGTAGAGATGATTTCTCTTTTGCGAAATTTCGAAGCTGCAAATCGGGCTGTGAGAACACAAGACGAATTGACGGAACGGTTGCTTCAAAGCCTTGCAACGCGTTAAGCCGGACTCGGTGACATAAAAACCGAGAGGCTTATCGTCTCGGAGCGAATGAAGAGACGGTAACGCAAGGCGAACGAGCGCCGCTCCTCTGAATAGGAGGAAAAGGCATGAATCGCTCGCTTACGACTGCTGCCACCGGAATGGTGGTGCAACAAAGAAATTTAGACATTATCGCCAACAACTTGGCGAACGTCAATACCACCGCTTTTAAAGCCAATCGGGCGGAATTCCAAGACCTCATGTATCAGACTTTGCGTCTTGCCGGCGCAGAGCAAGGGGGGGGAAATTTATTGCCTGCTTCTCAGCAAGTGGGCATGGGTGCAAAATTCGTCTCCAATGCAACGAGTTTCGATAACGGTCCTTTACAGACTACGGGGGGGACATTCGATGTAGCCATCAACGGCAAAGGCTTTTTCGGCGTGACACTTTCGGACGGAACAACCGCTTACACCCGAGACGGAAGTTTCAAACTCAGCGCAGACGGAACGCTCGTTACGAGCGACGGATATCCTTTACTGGGGGGGATTATCATTCCTCCCGATGCGCAAAGCGTAACCATAGCACCGAATGGCACGGTGACGGCGCAAATCAGCGGACAAACCGAACCGCAAATATTAGGACAAATCAACATTTGGACGTTTTCGAATCCGGCTGGCTTAGAAAGAATGGGAAAGAATCTATATCGTGGTACTGTCGCAAGCGGGGAAGCGACGGAAACAGAACCAGGGCTCAACGGAAGCGGAACACTCGAGCAAGGGTTTTTGGAAGGCTCGAATGTTCAAATCGTGGATGAAATGGTGCGGTTGATTCTCGCACAGCGGGCTTACGAGGTGAATTCCAAAGCGATTCAAACCGCGGATGAAATGCTGAATTCCACGAATAATCTGAAGCGATAAGGGGGGGGAATAAGTGATGAAGAATTTTTCGGTTTTTGTCTCGTTCAATCTTGTCCTCATCGCCGGCGTCTTCTCGACCGCCATCGCATCTCGGGGCAGCGATGCTTATTTCAGCGGTGTATATTTCATCGAAGGCGCCGGCTTCTTTCCTCTCGAAAAAAACGGGGAAATCGTTTACGTAAAAGAAGGAAATTTTGGATGCAAGGGACTCGCCGTGGTGCACGAGAGCGGGTTAAGGCTTTATCCACCTATAAAAGTTCCGACAGGAGCGAGCGCAATTTCAATCGCTGCGAACGGCGATGTGATGGCGCACGTGGGAAATCAAGAGAGGAAAATCGGAAAGATTCTTCTTGCAGTTTTCCCCGATACCTGCGTGATGATAGAAGAGGGGGGGATATGGAAAAGCAATGCAAAACCTAAATATGAAATTCCCGGAGTAAACGGATGCGGGAAAATCCTCAAACGAAATACGCAAGTTCGAAATAACAAGACTATTTCGATTCGCGTGAAATCGCTTTCCGAAATCTCCGGGAAAACGATTTCGCTCGGGGAGGTTGCACTCGTCGAAGGGCATAAAAGTCTCGTGGATAAAATCAATGCAGTCTCTTTGGGTGCCTCTCCCGATATCGGAAATGAACGCCTCATCACAAGGATTACGATACAGAATGCATTGCAATCCGCAAAGATTCCCCTTGAAAGCGTGGAGATCATCGTCCCTTCACGGGCAATCGTGCGAAGATGCGCGCGAATGGTCAGCGGAGAAGAAATCGAACAATTCGCTCGAGAGTGGATACAAGCGAATTTTCCGACTCTGCAGAACCTCGAATTAGTTCAAAAACCTTCTGCGCGAAAAGTTGCGGATGGAGACTTGCGCTTCCGAGTGAGTTATCACAAAGAAACAGAGAGGTCGCTCGTTCTTTCCGTCGAAGCGAGCCTCGATGGTGAAAAACAATTCGTTCAGCAACTCGTTTTCAACAAGCCAAATCAAAAACCGGACATAAAGCCAGGTGCGATTGTGAATATAGTTCTTCAATCGAATGGCATAACCGTTGAAACTACAGGGAAAGTGAAATCCGTGAGTGAGAATGGGCAAGTGACCGTTACAATCGAACCGACAAAAGCAATCGTAACCGGGACATTGCGTCCCGATGGTGTCGTGGAGGTGAAGTTATGAAAAGACTTATAACTATGAAAAGACTTATAACTTTGTTCGTTTGTTGCATTTCTGTTTCTGGATTTTCCCAAATTTTTAATCCTGGCTCTCTTTGGGATGACAGTGTAGGAAATCCTTATGCGGATAGGAAAGCAACGCGCGTAGGAGACATTCTTACCGTCATCATCTCGGAAACGAGCAGTGCGAGTTCTTCGGCGCAAACGAGAACTTCGAAAAGCGATTCGACGAGAATAGACGCCGGCATCGGGCCGATTCTTCGCGCCCTTATCCCTCATTGGGAAAGCGGGACGGAATTCGAAAGCGAAGGACAAGGAGTTACTCAACGTTCGGGGAGATTGCTCGCGAGGCTTACGGTTGTCGTGAAAGCGATCTTGCCGAACGGAAACATGGTCATCGAAGGTTCGCGTTTCGTGCAAGTGAACAAAGAAACGATGCGCTTGGTAATAAGCGGCATCGTTCGTCCTTACGATATCCGTACGGACAATACGATTTTGAGCGAGTTTATCGCTGAGGCTTCGATTCGTTACGAAGGAAAAGGTACCGTCGGAGACCGTCAGCGAAAAGGCTTGATCAATCAGTTATTGGATTGGCTGTTCTAAAAAGGGGGGGATATGAGATTGCTGACAAGTTTCACGATTCTTGCGAGTATTTCTCTCGCGTATGCAGAGGGGGGTCTGCTTGGTGATTCGGAGCAAGGAAACGTTGTTTCCCAAACTCCGAAAAAAGAAGCGGGGATGCAAAAAGGAGAAAACCTCGGTGCGCTAAAGGTACGAATCAAAGACCTCACTCGTGTGCGAGGTGTACGCAGCAACCAGATTAGCAACATCGGAGTCGTGGTGGGGCTCGAAGGTACGGGAGACACGAGGAATTCTCCCTTTGCACAATTGGCGATAACGAATCTGATGCGCGATTTCGGAATCACCATAGATTCACGTCAACTGAATCTGAAAAACGTCGCTATCGTAATGGTGACTGCTGAACTGCCTCCTTTCGTGAGACCGGGCAATCGCATAGACGTTACGGTGAGCTCCATTGGAGATGCGAAAAGTTTGAAGGGAGGATATCTATTGCAAACCCCCTTATACTCTGCTCGAAAGGATGTCGCTTATGCAGTCGCTATGGGACCTGTGAGCATTGGCGGATTTAATTTCGCGCAGGGCGGAACGGAACGACAAAAAAATCACACGACGGTAGGATTGATAACAGGGGGGGCACTCGTCGAACGTCCCGTCGAAACCCAATACGAATTCAATGGCAGTTTGTTTTTGGAACTTATCGAACCGGATTTCACCACAGCGAACCGAATTGCGGAAGCCATCAATTCCTCGTATAAAGATTTGTCGGCGGTGGCTTGGGATGCAGGGGGGGTGGAAGTCCGTGGTGCTCAGTCTACGATTCTCGACCCGGTAGAGGTGCTCAGTCGTGTGGAATCCCTCATGGTGGTTCCCGATGCCATCGCTACGATAGTAATCAATGAAAGAACTGGGACGATTGTCGTAGGGGGGGATGTCAAAATCGGCTCTGCGATGATTGCTCACGGTGGATTAACCGTAAAAATCAATCAGTATAACGAAATCGTTCAACCGCTTCCCTTCAGTAGAGGAACGACGGAGACGCAAACGAACACGGATGTGCAAGTGAAAGAAGACATCGTTCGCATCGGAGTCGTGAAATCCAATGCGACTTTAGACGATTTAGCGAAAATCTTTCGCGCTTTGAGAGTTACGCCGCGCGACATGATTGCGATTATCGAAGCGCTGCGGGCTCAAGGTGCAATCAAAGCGGTGGTGAAAGTGCAATGAACGGTATTCAGTTTTCTTCCCGCAATGCAGTTGCGACCCATCCCGCTCTTACAGCAGAGCAAAAAGAATTGGCGCGTTTGAAAAAGGCATGCTGCGAGTTCGAAGCTCTTTTAGTGAAGCAACTCTTTGCAGAGATGCGCAAGAGTGCGACAGAAGGATGGATGGGGGGGAATTTCCAAGCGAAATTCTACGAAGACTTTCTCGATGATGCGATTGCAAAACAAATAACGACGGGAAAGGGAATCGGAATAAGCGAGATGTTGTATTCGCAAATGAAGGAGGTCGTATTGAGTCGTTTCTCAAACCGAGCAGAGAGTCAAGACGGAAAAATTCGCGAGTCGTCTAGCGCTCCCCAAAAAAACAATGGCGGGAGAAGTCCCGCTGAAAAAATTCTTCTCAAGGAGAAAACTTCGTGAAAACGAAAGAATTGCAAACGATTTGGTGGGAATACCTTTCTACAGCAGAACGCTTGCTTCGTTCTTTGCACGAACAAACCGCGGCGATTATGTTGCGAGATGTGGAACGTATCGAGCGTTTGCAACCCGAATTGGAGTCGCTTTTGGAACAACTCGTGCAAGTGGATGAGAAAGCAGTCGCTTGCGCGCGCAAACTCACCA from Fimbriimonadales bacterium includes the following:
- a CDS encoding flagellar hook-basal body protein, yielding MNRGIQAAANGMQANQLLLDVLANNLANLDTVAFKRDGVLFAEMLEREMFIPDSFGEHAIGRLGSSVNVLGTYTSQSVGPAVITGNPLDVMLEKSNQFFAIETPDGIRYTRDGEFRPNNEGYLATRDGYPVLDASGRAILLPQGAEKIEIAKNGAIIVDGAEIATLDVREGNLTKVGKNLYVGEPFVTENPIVSSGVLEGSNVSAIECMVEMISLLRNFEAANRAVRTQDELTERLLQSLATR
- a CDS encoding flagellar basal body P-ring protein FlgI, translated to MRLLTSFTILASISLAYAEGGLLGDSEQGNVVSQTPKKEAGMQKGENLGALKVRIKDLTRVRGVRSNQISNIGVVVGLEGTGDTRNSPFAQLAITNLMRDFGITIDSRQLNLKNVAIVMVTAELPPFVRPGNRIDVTVSSIGDAKSLKGGYLLQTPLYSARKDVAYAVAMGPVSIGGFNFAQGGTERQKNHTTVGLITGGALVERPVETQYEFNGSLFLELIEPDFTTANRIAEAINSSYKDLSAVAWDAGGVEVRGAQSTILDPVEVLSRVESLMVVPDAIATIVINERTGTIVVGGDVKIGSAMIAHGGLTVKINQYNEIVQPLPFSRGTTETQTNTDVQVKEDIVRIGVVKSNATLDDLAKIFRALRVTPRDMIAIIEALRAQGAIKAVVKVQ
- the sufB gene encoding Fe-S cluster assembly protein SufB encodes the protein MAKELEGTQIIETFAGQEYKWGFVTPIEADKLPPGLNEEVIREISRRKEEPDWLLEFRLKSFRHWLRMREPHWHNAVYPPVDYQAISYYAAPKGFPKYQSLDEVDPELLRTFEKLGIPLEEQKVLAGVAVDAVFDSVSVATTFKEKLKELGIIFCSMSEAVREHSELVREYLGSVVPYSDNYFATLNSAVFSDGSFVYVPKGVRCPMELSTYFRINEQQTGQFERTLIIADEGAYVSYLEGCTAPMRDENQLHAAVVELIAHKDATIKYSTVQNWYPGDKEGNGGIYNFVTKRGICRGENSKITWTQVETGSAITWKYPSVILKGDNSVGEFYSVALTVNRQQADTGTKMIHIGKNTKSTIVSKGISGGFGQNTYRGLVKINAGADNARNYSQCDSMLLGSQCGAHTFPYIEVKNPTAIVEHEASTSKIGEDQIFYCKQRGISTEDAVNMIVSGFCKEVFKELPMEFAVEAQKLLGVSLEGSVG
- the flgG gene encoding flagellar basal-body rod protein FlgG, yielding MNRSLTTAATGMVVQQRNLDIIANNLANVNTTAFKANRAEFQDLMYQTLRLAGAEQGGGNLLPASQQVGMGAKFVSNATSFDNGPLQTTGGTFDVAINGKGFFGVTLSDGTTAYTRDGSFKLSADGTLVTSDGYPLLGGIIIPPDAQSVTIAPNGTVTAQISGQTEPQILGQINIWTFSNPAGLERMGKNLYRGTVASGEATETEPGLNGSGTLEQGFLEGSNVQIVDEMVRLILAQRAYEVNSKAIQTADEMLNSTNNLKR
- a CDS encoding rod-binding protein, which gives rise to MNGIQFSSRNAVATHPALTAEQKELARLKKACCEFEALLVKQLFAEMRKSATEGWMGGNFQAKFYEDFLDDAIAKQITTGKGIGISEMLYSQMKEVVLSRFSNRAESQDGKIRESSSAPQKNNGGRSPAEKILLKEKTS
- a CDS encoding flagellar basal body L-ring protein FlgH, which encodes MKRLITMKRLITLFVCCISVSGFSQIFNPGSLWDDSVGNPYADRKATRVGDILTVIISETSSASSSAQTRTSKSDSTRIDAGIGPILRALIPHWESGTEFESEGQGVTQRSGRLLARLTVVVKAILPNGNMVIEGSRFVQVNKETMRLVISGIVRPYDIRTDNTILSEFIAEASIRYEGKGTVGDRQRKGLINQLLDWLF